One window of Opisthocomus hoazin isolate bOpiHoa1 chromosome 13, bOpiHoa1.hap1, whole genome shotgun sequence genomic DNA carries:
- the LOC104335058 gene encoding carbonic anhydrase 15 isoform X2, with protein MGQWCYDSQDPKCGPSHWKELKATCGGDKQSPVNIDRHRLQRDGGLGDILFEGYDQAPPGKWRLANDGHTVMLSLASESASEHITISGGGLPGRYRALQLHFHWGSPAGNGSEHTLDGRQLPMELHIVHINIKYRTLAEAKGHPNGLAVLGFFFQVSETPNANYNTIVAGLRNVSHAGDAVDLASTFRLSNLLPRTSRLSGYYRYQGSLTTPDCSEVVVWTVFEEPVEIGQEQLRAFVSTLHFPAAGSTLLKMTNNFRPPQPLRSRKVFASRAATASGGSPSGGHCQLLSPLLLLALLGPFSPTH; from the exons GCCCCAGCCACTGGAAGGAGCTGAAAGCCACGTGTGGCGGCGACAAGCAGTCCCCCGTGAACATCGACAGGCACCGGCTGCAGCGGGATGGTGGCCTTGGGGACATCCTCTTCGAAGGCTACGACCAGGCCCCCCCGGGCAAGTGGAGGCTGGCAAATGACGGGCACACGG TGATGCTGAGTCTGGCGAGCGAGTCGGCCTCTGAGCACATCACCATCAGCGGTGGGGGCCTCCCCGGCAGGTACCGCGCGCTGCAGCTCCACTTCCACTGGGGCAGCCCAGCAGGGAATGGCTCCGAGCACACTCTCGACGGGCGCCAGCTCCCCATGGAG CTGCACATTGTCCACATCAACATCAAGTACCGGACGCTGGCAGAGGCCAAGGGGCATCCCAACGGGCTGGCCGTCCTCGGCTTCTTCTTCCAG GTCTCAGAAACCCCTAACGCCAACTACAACACCATTGTGGCAGGGCTGAGGAACGTCTCCCATGCTG GAGATGCCGTGGATTTGGCCTCCACCTTCcgcctgagcaacctgctgccACGCACCAGCCGGCTCTCGGGGTACTACCGCTACCAGGGCTCCCTCACCACCCCCGACTGCAGCGAGGTCGTTGTCTGGACCGTCTTCGAGGAGCCAGTGGAGATTGGCCAGGAGCAG CTGCGGGCGTTTGTCAGCACCCTCCACTTCCCGGCTGCCGGCTCCACGCTCCTAAAAATGACAAACAACTTCCGTCCACCGCAGCCCCTCCGCAGCCGGAAGGTCTTTGCCTCCAGGGCGGCCACAGCCAGTGGCGGGTCCCCGTCTGGGGGCCactgccagctcctctcccccctgctcctcctggccctGCTCGGTCCCTTCTCGCCAACTCATTAG